A window of Streptomyces broussonetiae genomic DNA:
AGCCGCGCACCGGCTACCCGCCGAGGGGCGAGGCACGGCGTGAGGACCCGCTGGCGAGCGTCCCGAGGGAACTGGACGACCCCTTCGGCGTGTTCCTCGCCGCGCTGGAACAGCAGCTGGCCACCGTCAAGATCACGGAAAGGTGATGAGCAATGAGTACGAACACCGCACTGCAGGACGGTCCGCGTCAGTCGGGCGCCGTCTACCCGCTGGTGGACGAGGAGTGGGGCGAGGACCCGCTGGCGGGCGTCCCGAAGGAGATCGTCGACCGAGTCGCCGTCCTGGACCTTGACACCGCCGGCGGCTGCGGCTGAGGAGCCGTCCCGATGTTCCGTCTCCGGCCGGACCGGCCGAGCGCCGGTCCCGGCCGGAGTGAGTTGTGCCGTACCGGCTAAGGAGAGAGCAGTGACCGAAGAGGGATGCACCGTCGTCACGGGCGGTTCCAGGGGAATCGGACGCGCGGTGGCCGTCCGCCTCGCACAGGAGGGCCGCAACATCGCCTTCTGCTACCGCTCGGGCGTGGAGGCGGCCGAGGAGACCGAGAAGCTGATCCGTGAGGCGGGCGTGCGGGTGTACCACGCCCCCTGCGACGTGTCCGACTTCGACGCCGTACAGGAGTTCGTCGCCGCGGCGGAGAAGGCGGTCGGCCCGGTCCGTGCCCTCGTCAATTCCGCCGGCATCGTCCGCGACAACCCGATGGTCCTGATGGACCCGAAGGACTGGCAGGCCGTCATCGGCACCAACCTCGACGGCACGTTCAACTTCTGCCGCGCGGTGGTCTTCGGGTTCATGAAGCGCAAGGAGGGCGCGATCGTCAACATGTCCTCCGTCGCGGGCATCGACGGCAACGCCACGCAGACGAACTACTCCGCCTCCAAGGCCGGCATCCAGGGCATGAGCATCTCGCTCGCCAAGGAACTGGCCGGCTACGGCGTGCGGGTCAATGTGGTCGCCCCCGGCTTCATCGAGACCGACATGACCGACGCGCTCTCGGAGAAGGTGCGTGCCCAGGCGCTGAAGAGCATTCCGATGCGCCGCTACGGCAGCGCGGACGAGGTCGCCGACCTCGTCTCGTTCCTGCTCTCCGAGAGGGCCGGCTACATCACCGGCGAGATCATCCGGGTGGACGGCGGAGTCGTGCTGTGACCCTCGTCGCCCCGCCGCCCGTGCCCAGCGCTGCCATCGAGGCCGGCCGCCGGGCGCGGGCGGTCCCGCTTCCTGCCGTCGACTCCTGCACCGTCCTGTCGGCCACGGAGGTCACCGCCCACAAGCTCATCCGCGCCGACGACCCGTACATGGAGGGCCATTACCCGGACTTCACCATCTATCCGGGCGCGTTCGTCATCGAATCCGTGTACCAGGCGGTGCTGCACCTGGTGTGGGAGAACCACGGCACGCATGTCTTCGCGGAACCGGCACGGATCACCTCCGTCCGCTTCCTCGCGGCGCTGCGCCCCGGCGACCGGCTCGACATCCACTGCGTGGCCAAGGCCGTCGGTGCGGACGGGACGCAGGAACTGGAGGTCACCGCCGACTGCCGCAGGGGGGACGTCCGGGCCGCGAAGGTCTCGATGAGCTTCCGGCTCACCTCCGGTACCGACACCGGCGCGGTCAGCGACGGAAACGGCGCCGGCGCGGGGGCCGGTTCGGGCGGCCCTGAGACGGCGCTGCTCGAACACGCCGAGATCCGTGGCACGATCCCGCACGCCCATCCCATGCTGCTCGTCGACCGGGTGCTGGACCTCGACCCCTACGACCGTATCGTCACCAGCAAGGCGATCACGGGCAGCGAATCCTGCTACGCGCGGCTGGCGCCCGACGCGGGAGCGCGCGCCCTGCGCTATCCGCCGTCCCTGCTGATCGAGTCCTGGGGACAGGGTGGTGCCCTGCTGTGGCTGCGGCGCGAGCGGGCCAAGGGGCAGCCGGGCGGCACCGCCCCCATCCTGGCCGCCGTGCGCGGCATCACCTTCCACCGGGGCGTCCACCCCGGTGACACGCTGCGGCACACCGTCCGGATCGACCAGTACACGGCCGCCGGCGTCATCATGAGCGGTCAGACGCACCGGGGAGACGAACTGGTCGCCGAGATCGGCGAGGCCCTCGCCGTGCTCCGCCCCTCGGGCGAGCTGTTTTGAAGTATTGAAAGCAACCGCGACCCCCGCGCGCTCAGCGCATATTCTCACTGTGCTGCCGAAATCTATGATTTTCAGTGAAATCTGAATGTGTTGCTGAGTGCCGGAAAAGGCGAACGTCGTATTTTCGATGAGAAATTCCACCGTGGTTTCGACTTTGCCCGGACCAGTGCAGCAGGACACCTCGGAAACCGGCGTCGGGAAACCAACGGAGGGGAACACCAATGTCAGCAGTGCCTGCTGAAGCCATTGATCTCACTGCGGCGCAGCGCGGCATGTGGTTCGCTCAGCGGTTGGACCCGGACAACGCCATCTACAACATCGCCGAATACGTCGACATCCGCGGCCCGCTCGACCGGGTCGCGTTCGTCGAGGCGCTGCGCCAGGTCCTGATCGAGGCCGAGGCGCTGCGGACCACGTTCGAGGAGCACGACGGCGAGCCGGTGCAGAGCGTGCACCCGGACCCGCCCGCCCAGGTCCGCACGGTCGACGTGAGCGCCGAACCGGACCCGGAGGCGGCCGCCCTCGACTGGATGCTGGCCGATGCCCGCACCGCGGTGGACCCCGCCCGGGATCCGCTGTACCTGTTCGCCCTCATCGACCTCGGCGGCAAGCGGCTCCAGTGGTACTACCGCGCCCACCATCTCGTCCTCGACGGATTCAGCGGCGGCCTGATCGCCACCCGCGTCGCCGAGGTCTACCGGGAACTGACCGGCGGCCAGGACCCCGCCCCCCAGCAGGCGTTGGGCAGTCTCACCGAACTCGTCGCGGCCGAGACGGCCTACCGTGCGTCGGACCGCTTCGCGGCCGACCGGGAGTACTGGCTCGACCGCTTCGGGGACCGCCCGGAGCCCGCCAGTCTCTCGGGCGGCCAGCCGACGATGCCCTCCTCGTTCCACCGGCGCACCGGCCACCTCCCGGACCAGGTCACCGACGGGCTGCACCGCCTCGCCAGGGAGACGAACGCGAGTTGGCCGGTCGTCACCGCCGCCGCCATCGCGCTGTACATGGCGAAGATGACCAACACCACGGACGTCGTCCTCGGCCTGCCGGTCGCCGCCCGCCGCTCCGGAACCGCCCGCCGCATCCCGGGCATGGTCTCCAACGTCCTGCCGCTGCGCGTCCCGGTACCGGCCACGGGCACGGTGGCCGAGCTGGTCGAGGCGGCCGCCGAGGCGATGCACGGCGCGGTGCGTCACCAGCACTACCGCTACGAGGACCTGCGCCGTGACCTGAAGCTTCTCGGCGACGACCGCCGGCTCGTCGGTCCGCAGGTCAACTTCCTGATGTTCGACACCGACTTCTCCCTCCCCGGCTGCGAGACGGTCTCGCACAGCCTCACCGTCGGCCCCAACGACGACATGACGTTCGTGGTCGACGGCCGACCGGGCCGCCACGGCCTCGCGATCGACCTGCACGCCAACGGCGACGTCTACGAGCCCGGGGACGTGGACCGGCACGGCGCCCGGTTCGAGCACCTCCTGGCCGAGCTGGCACGCTCGGCGCCGGAGCGCTCCCTCGGCCGCATCGAGGTGGCGACACCCGCGGAACGCGACAGCCTCGTCCACGGCCTGAACGACACCGGCCGCGATCTCGCTACCCTGACCGCCCTCCTCGAGGCCCAGACGACCCGCACCCCCGAGGCCGAAGCCCTCGCCTTCGACGACGAGACGCTGACCTACCGGGAGCTGCACACCCGCGCCAACCGCCTCGCGCACCGGCTCATCGACCTGGGCATCGGCCCGGAGGACCGCGTCGCCGTCGCGCTGAACCGCTCGGTGGACCTGGTCGTGGCGCTGCTCGCCACGCTCAAGTCCGGCGCAGCCTACGTGCCCGTCGACCCCGGCCACCCCCGGGACCGGATCGAGTACGTCCTCGACGACGCGCAGCCGGTGGCGGTCCTCACCACCACGGGCACCGCCGCGCACCTGCCCGCGACCGACTGCCCGCGGCTGTGCCTCGACGAC
This region includes:
- the fabG gene encoding 3-oxoacyl-[acyl-carrier-protein] reductase, whose translation is MTEEGCTVVTGGSRGIGRAVAVRLAQEGRNIAFCYRSGVEAAEETEKLIREAGVRVYHAPCDVSDFDAVQEFVAAAEKAVGPVRALVNSAGIVRDNPMVLMDPKDWQAVIGTNLDGTFNFCRAVVFGFMKRKEGAIVNMSSVAGIDGNATQTNYSASKAGIQGMSISLAKELAGYGVRVNVVAPGFIETDMTDALSEKVRAQALKSIPMRRYGSADEVADLVSFLLSERAGYITGEIIRVDGGVVL
- a CDS encoding hotdog family protein, yielding MTLVAPPPVPSAAIEAGRRARAVPLPAVDSCTVLSATEVTAHKLIRADDPYMEGHYPDFTIYPGAFVIESVYQAVLHLVWENHGTHVFAEPARITSVRFLAALRPGDRLDIHCVAKAVGADGTQELEVTADCRRGDVRAAKVSMSFRLTSGTDTGAVSDGNGAGAGAGSGGPETALLEHAEIRGTIPHAHPMLLVDRVLDLDPYDRIVTSKAITGSESCYARLAPDAGARALRYPPSLLIESWGQGGALLWLRRERAKGQPGGTAPILAAVRGITFHRGVHPGDTLRHTVRIDQYTAAGVIMSGQTHRGDELVAEIGEALAVLRPSGELF